AAATATGACAAGCAGCGGGAGAAACGCCTTGAGAGCAAAAACGAGGTTCAACTATGAAAACTAACCGCATTACAGGCAAATCCGCAGGCACTTTTAGACCCCAAAACCCCGCCTCGATAAAGATAGCTCCTTATCTATCTATCTATCTATCTATCTATCTATCTGCTGTCTATTATTAACCCCCTCCGAAGTATTTAGCGCCTCCCAACTCACCCACACCACCAAAACCGACTGGCAAAATGGCATCTTAGTAAACGCCACTTGGTATCCTGAAACCCAACTCCAACTTGATTGGCAGGGTTCGACATTTACCACGCCCGGCCACTCCCCGTCCGAGATGTGGCTCGGCGGCTGGAAATATCGAAGAAAAATTACGATAAACAATTCTCTTGCTTACGGGCTTTCGGATTATCAGGTCTGGATTCCGACGAGTGCGTTTGGTAGCAATTGGACGCTAATCCGTTCCTCCGCACAACCAACAATGGCTGATTTTCGTTTCACGCCGTCAACGGCGGTCGTTTCACTGCCATATTGGATTGATTCCGACACAACTACTCCCAATGGTTTCCGTGTCAAAATATCCACACTCCCGGCGGGCAATAACACGATTTATATCTATTATGGAAATTCATCTGCCGTTGCGGGGAGTAGCGTAACCGCAGTTTGGGGCTCCGGTCTTGTGGGTTACTGGCCATTCGGTGAGGGTTCGGGAACGACTGCTAAAGACGCTTCGGGAAATAATAATAACGGAACTTTGACAAACAGTCCGACTTGGGTTAATGGGAAATACGGCACATCTTTGAATTTTAATGGGACGAATAATTATGTTAATGTGCCCGATGCCAATAGCTTAGATATTACAAATGCGATTACGGTTGAAGCATGGATAAACCCTGCTGTTTCCGGCAATTCTGCGTATAGAACTTTCCTTGCTAAGCGTAATGTCGGTGTAAATTATGAGCTATTCTTAAATAACGATGCAGGAGCAAATCAAGGGAGGTTGGGTTGGTATAGTGGAGCGGTAGTAATAAGTAATAACATACCCGCTATTGGAGTATGGACTCATACCGTAGCGACTGTTTCTGGAGGAACTAACTTAATAATGTACGTTAATGGGGTGCCTGTACATACTGCGACAATCGCTGCCATATCCGCGAATGCAGACCCGCTTACTATAGGAAGCATAGTAGGTCCCAGCGAATGTTTTAGCGGCATTATGGACGAAGTGCGCATTTACAATCGGACTTTAAGTGAAAGTGAAATCAAATCACATTACGCCCCCACCGAACCCACAATATCGTTGGTCGGGAGTGAAGAAGGCTTATTTTTCTCAACCGGAACATACCGCTTCGCCGTCATAGACACCGCATCAAAAGTCGTCATATCAAGCGTCTCGTGGAACCCCGCCTCTCAACCCGGCTCAACGAATATCTCCGTCGGAATCCGCATATCATCTTATTCGTTCTCGATAAACTCATCAACGCCTGCTTGGCTTGCCGTATCAAACGGGCAAAACCTGAATTTGCACGGGCGTTACATCCAATATCAAAGCACATTTACGACGACAAATTCAACGACAACACCCCGCCTCGAAGATATATCGGTAACTTACAGAGTAAAGCCCTGGCAGGAAAAATCGGTGACAAGAACCCCGCCAAACTCTTTCGGATTTGGCGGCGGAGAAATCTGGACTTGGGAAGTCCCCGTAAAATCGGGCTCACCGCTGACGATAACCGCATACATACGTTATAATTCAGAATACGGCGGCTCCGCGACAAAACCGAAACTCACGCTTTCGGGTGTGGGCATTTCACCGACGAGCATATCCGCCACCGGTGCGGCTGAGAACGCATGGGAACTCCTGACGATAAATCCCGGAACCCCGTCGCAAAACACCATTCTCACCCTTCGCGCGGAGGGTTTCTCGACGAATCCCGGCGCAAAATTCTATATCGACGACATAAATATCTCGCAGTAGGCGCTTAAACAATACACCTCTGTACCCCTACATACGTCATTCCCGAATGTTATTATCGGGAACCCATTATAATACATGGATTCCCGCTTTCGCGGGAATGACAATACGGATTTTTACTTAGTTACAGGCGGGGGCGAGGGGAACAAACAAAAAACTACTGATTTATTGAGATATCATCAATATAGAACTTCGCTCCCGGATTTGTCGAAAAACCCTCTGTCCGCAAAGTTAAAATACCGTCGGACGAGGGGGTTCCCGATAATTGTCTCTGCTCCCAGGAGTTTTCGGCGGAAGAAGTGGCCGAGATACTCTCGTTTATCCCAAGGCCAGATAAAGTCAGTTTGGGCTTGTCGTATGTCGCGCCGAGATATTCCGTATTGTAACGGATGTATGCCGATATTGTAACGGGTTGTCCGCCTTTTACCGGGAGTTGCCAAGTCCAGTCATCACCGCCATAAAAGCCGTTGGAATGATTACCGGTTCTGACGACGGATTTTTCTTTCCACGGTTTGGCGGGTTTGTACGTAATCGTTATATCCTCAAGCAGCGGGGTGGACGTGGTTACGCTCGTTGTGAACGTCGAGGCGTATTGAATATATCTTCCGACGATGCCCGGGTTTGAGCCGTTTGTTATTTGAGACCAAGCCGGTGTCGGAGAATCTGCCGCAAAACTTTCTCTTGAGGCGCGTATTGAGACGGCAAGATTTGTTCCCGCTGGTTGCGTCGACGGGTTCCACGAAATGCTCGATACCACTACTTTCGAGGCGGTGTCGAGAACATTGGATTTATAGGTGGCGGTAGAAAAATAAGTTAAAGTTAAATATCTCACTATTACGGTGCCGGAACCGCCGTTACCGCCGGCCACGCCTGGAGATGCGGATCCTCCACCGCCCCCGCCACCGGTATTAGAGGCCCCGGGATTGCCAACCACACCCGCGCCGCTTCCTCCGTTTCCTCCTCCACCCGCACCGCCGCTGCCACCCCCAATCGTCGTTCCCGAGCCGCCGCCTCCTCCTCGCGTAACGGCGACGCCGGTAATGGAACTTGAACGTCCTGCGCCACCATTACCACCGGCGTTACTGTTTGTTCCGGCTGCGCCAGCACCACCACCCCCACCGCCGCAGTAAGCCTGTTGCACCGGGCTGTTTCCTCCGGAGTTTCCATAGCCAGTTCCCCCGGGAGGGGACGTCTGGGTAGAAACGCCGCCAACTTTACCGCCGATGTAACCGGAACCACCTCCGGAGCCGCCGGAGTTTCCGTTTGACCCGCCTCCGCCACCCCCACCGCCTCCAATAGCAGTGACAAGCGAGCCAAATGTCGAGTTATCGCCGTTACCGGAGCTGGCGATGCCGCCGGCACCTACAGTAACCGTCTGTGGCTCAGCGACAACCAGCGTCCCCTCGATATATCCTCCGGCACCGCCTCCCGCCCCGGCATCCGCACCACCGGCGCCTCCACCTCCAATCACAAGATACTCAACATTCATAGTGCTATTTGGTGTGAATGTTCCGTTGCTCGTAAAGGTGTGAATGGTATATCCGCCTGAAGTTGTGATTGTTCCGCTCGTGGCTCGGGCTGTCGAAATCTTAATGTATGCCGCATCACCGGTGCCGACTATTGTTACTGATGATACAAGACCGTCACCGAAATCAGTATTCGATGTTTCCGTCCAAGTCGTCGCGGCATAGAGATTTTTCGCTCCGATCAGAATGACAAGAACGAACAAAAAGGCAATGGTGCTATGAAACAAAAAACCCGAAGCTTTTGGCGGCTTCAGGTGTTCGGGTTTGATTCGCTTCGAGACTACTGCGCGTAGAGCGCTTCGGACTATCTCATAAAGACAGCAGATAGATAGATAGATAGATAGATAGATAGATAAGGAGCGTGTTTCATTGTAGGCCTCTCTTTAGTCCCACCGCCGTGTGGCGGGATGGGTGCGATTTGGGTCAAAACCGGGTTTATAAAAGCCATACGGCGTACCTCATCCTGACATAGATGTTTATACAAAATAATTGTTACGAAGTTGTTACGGCGGGGAAAAATAAATGGTGCGTGGCCGAGCTGCCGATAACCGAGGCGGATTGTGAAAGGGTCGCCGCGGCCGACCACCCGTTTCTGTTGATTTGAACCCCCATCATAATTTTATACAATAACGCCGTAATACCGTTGGGAAACTCTTGAACCAACACATAAGCGGGGATTGATGGAACGCAATCTCAAATCGCCGGAGTATTATTGGGATATGTCAATATCCGGCAAACTTATAAAAGCCCGAAGCGGCCCTGCGCCGTTGAGGGTTTTTTTATTTATGACGGCTTGAATGGCCTAATGTAATTTGAAAGGAAGGTTGTGAATAAAAAATGTTTGAGCAAGCATTTAAAAATATCGACGACATTCTGCATAAAGACGCCGGTTGCAGCAGCGAACTTGATTATGTAGAGCAGACCTCTTGGATTCTCTTTCTGAAGTATCTGGATGATCTTGAGAAGGACAAGAAAATAGGGGCAAAGCTGACCGGTAAAACCTACTCGGGAATCATTGCCCCGGAGTATCGTTGGGAAGTTTGGGCCGTTCCTAAGGGGAAAGACGGTAAACTCGGCCACCACAAGGCACTTACCGGTGACGATTTAAAAGAATTTGTCGACCACAAGTTATTCCCCTACCTGAAAAAGTTTAAGGCCAATGCCGAAAGCGCCGACACCATCGAATATAAGATTGGCGAGATTTTTAACGAACTCAAAAACAAAATCCATAGCGGTTATAACCTCCGCGAAGTCATTAATTTGATCGACCAGTTGCGGTTCCGCTCCCATGCCGAAAAGCATGAGATGTCCCACTTGTATGAAGATAAAATCAAGAACATGGGCAACGCGGGCCGAAATGGCGGCGAGTATTACACGCCCCGGCCGCTCATCAAAACGATAGTGAAAGTCGTCGCCCCGGAAATCGGCGATAAAATATACGACGGTGCAGTAGGTTCGGCAGGTTTTTTGTGCGAAGCATTTGAATATCTCAAAATCAGCAGGAACCTAACCACTAAAGACGTCGGCACCTTACAGAAGAAAACATTCTACGGAAAGGAAAAGAAATCGCTCGCCTATATCATCGGCACGATGAATATGATTTTGCACGGTATAGAAGCACCTAATATCGTGCATACGAACACGCTGGCCGAAAATCTTGCCGATATTCAAGAGAAAGACCGTTATGATATCGTCCTTGCCAATCCGCCTTTTGGCGGCAAGGAACGATCCGAGGTACAGCAGAACTTCCCCATTAAAACAGGGGAGACCGCGTTTCTTTTCCTTCAACATTTTATTAAAATTTTGAAGGCAGGCGGTCGAGCGGGTGTTGTCATTAAGAACACCTTTCTTTCCAATACCGACAACGCTTCGGTTAGCTTGCGCAAACTTCTTTTGGAAAGTTGTAATTTGCACACGGTGCTTGATTTACCAGGGGGAACATTTACCGGCGCTGGTGTCAAAACCGTAGTGCTCTTTTTCGAAAAAGGCGTGCCGACGAGAAAGGTCTGGTTTTATCAGCTCAATCTTGACCGCAATCTCGGCAAGACAAACCCGCTGAACGAAAACGATCTGGCTGAGTTTGTAAAATTGCAGAAAACAAAAGCGGACTCGGAAAACTCTTGGACGGTGAAAGTTGCCGATGTTGATACCGCCACCTACGACCTGTCTGTGAAAAACCCGAATAAAAAGACTGGACCCGCGCTCCGTGACCCGCAAGACATTTTAGATGAAATGAAAAGATTGGATGGGGAAAGCTCAAAAACAATGAAAGACATAGGAGAATTAATATGAAGAGTAATTTAGCAATCTTTGAAAATTTCAAAATCCGCAGGATTTACGATGAAAAAAACGAAACATGGTATTTTTCCGTTATAGATATTGTGCAGGTTTTAATACAACAGACGAATTATCAAGTTGCAAGAAATTATTGGAAAGTCCTAAAAAATCGCTTAAATAAAGAAGGAAGTGAAGTGGTTACAAAATGTAACCGGTTGAAATTATCCGCAGAAGATGGAAAAATGCGATTTACCGATGTTGCCAATCCTGAAACGCTCTTGCGTCTTATTCAGTCTGTCCCAAGCCCCAAGGCAGAACCTATCAAGATATGGCTTGCCAAGGTAGGATATGAAAGAATGCAGGAAATGGCTGACCCCGAAAAATCCCTTAATCGCGCAAGGGAAAACTGGCAGAAGCACGGACGAAGCGGAAAATGGATTCAACAACGAATGATGGGGCAGGAAACCCGCAATAAATTAACTGATTATTGGAGTAAACACGAGATAACCAAAGAAAAAGAATATGCAGTACTAACAAACATTATTCACCAGGAATGGGCTGATGTTACTGTAAAAGAACATAAAAAAGCAAAAGGGTTAAAAACTCAAAACCTGCGTGACCATATGACCGAAGCGGAACTTATTTTTACCGCTTTGGCAGAATTGTCCACAAGGCAGATAGCCGAAACCGCAGAGGCAAAGGGGATGACGGAAAACAAGATTGCCGGAATAAAAGGCGGTGGTATTGCCAAAAAAGCGCGGCTGGAACTGGAAGAAAAAACGGGGAAGCGGG
This Elusimicrobia bacterium HGW-Elusimicrobia-1 DNA region includes the following protein-coding sequences:
- a CDS encoding type I restriction endonuclease subunit M, encoding MFEQAFKNIDDILHKDAGCSSELDYVEQTSWILFLKYLDDLEKDKKIGAKLTGKTYSGIIAPEYRWEVWAVPKGKDGKLGHHKALTGDDLKEFVDHKLFPYLKKFKANAESADTIEYKIGEIFNELKNKIHSGYNLREVINLIDQLRFRSHAEKHEMSHLYEDKIKNMGNAGRNGGEYYTPRPLIKTIVKVVAPEIGDKIYDGAVGSAGFLCEAFEYLKISRNLTTKDVGTLQKKTFYGKEKKSLAYIIGTMNMILHGIEAPNIVHTNTLAENLADIQEKDRYDIVLANPPFGGKERSEVQQNFPIKTGETAFLFLQHFIKILKAGGRAGVVIKNTFLSNTDNASVSLRKLLLESCNLHTVLDLPGGTFTGAGVKTVVLFFEKGVPTRKVWFYQLNLDRNLGKTNPLNENDLAEFVKLQKTKADSENSWTVKVADVDTATYDLSVKNPNKKTGPALRDPQDILDEMKRLDGESSKTMKDIGELI